One stretch of Patescibacteria group bacterium DNA includes these proteins:
- a CDS encoding virulence protein RhuM/Fic/DOC family protein, which produces MNKNNEKNKGEIIIYQTSKNEVDLKVRLENNTIWLDVYQIAKVFDIDRTGVVRHIQNIYKTGELIKKSTCAKIAQVAKDGKVRNMDVYNLDIIISVGYRVNSKKATNFRIWATSILKDYLVKGYSINKQRLVENQKRFRELQETIGFLERKSKSKILEGQEGEILGILADYSKTLTLLEEYDKSKLKTIKGRDGKFKLDLKKSLNIVEELKKELIKKREAGEIFGNLKDKSFNGVIGNIYQTFGGKDLYSDLNSKAAHLLYLIIKDHPFSDGNKRIASFLFIYFLDKNDYLYRKNGEKKINDNALVAIALLVAESDPKEKEMIVKLIINLIN; this is translated from the coding sequence ATGAATAAAAATAATGAAAAAAACAAAGGTGAAATTATTATTTATCAAACTTCCAAGAATGAAGTTGATTTGAAAGTGCGTTTGGAGAATAACACTATTTGGCTTGATGTCTATCAAATTGCCAAGGTTTTTGATATTGATAGAACTGGTGTCGTTAGACATATACAGAATATTTATAAAACAGGGGAACTAATCAAAAAATCAACCTGTGCAAAAATTGCACAGGTTGCCAAGGATGGTAAGGTGAGAAATATGGATGTTTATAACTTGGATATAATTATTTCTGTTGGGTATAGGGTGAATTCTAAAAAAGCAACTAATTTTAGAATTTGGGCCACTTCCATCCTTAAGGATTATTTAGTTAAGGGATATTCAATAAATAAACAAAGGTTAGTGGAAAATCAAAAAAGATTTAGAGAACTTCAAGAAACCATTGGTTTTCTGGAAAGAAAATCAAAATCAAAAATATTAGAAGGGCAAGAAGGAGAAATATTGGGTATTTTGGCTGATTATTCAAAAACACTTACTTTACTCGAAGAATATGATAAGAGTAAATTAAAAACCATAAAGGGGAGAGACGGTAAATTTAAGCTTGATTTGAAAAAATCCCTAAATATAGTTGAGGAGTTGAAAAAGGAGTTGATAAAGAAGAGAGAAGCGGGAGAAATATTTGGTAATTTGAAAGATAAAAGTTTTAATGGGGTTATTGGGAATATCTATCAAACATTTGGCGGGAAGGATTTGTATTCTGATTTAAATTCCAAGGCTGCTCATTTGCTTTATTTAATAATAAAGGATCATCCATTTAGTGATGGAAATAAAAGGATTGCATCGTTTTTGTTTATTTATTTCCTAGATAAAAATGATTATCTATATAGAAAAAATGGTGAGAAAAAAATAAATGATAATGCTCTTGTGGCAATAGCTCTTTTGGTGGCTGAAAGTGATCCAAAAGAAAAAGAGATGATTGTGAAGCTAATAATTAATTTGATTAATTAA
- a CDS encoding HAD hydrolase-like protein: MKKKYVVTDVDGVLLDRMPVYGEIFSELLRTCYGIDKKFSKKLFFSTAGTPIDKQFALAISESCFVKITSVISKLEKDFFIESAKREVSFFPRAKEVIAKLNMVGCTLFASSGSQTRELEKIFLENMLPYRMILGSNEIKRGPEHIKIFAENVYLSIEEFAVNAVYIGDGPRDMEIARECNMLAIGILTCPGVSEENLRNAGADYVINDISELPTYVL, translated from the coding sequence ATGAAGAAAAAATACGTTGTCACGGATGTTGACGGAGTTCTTTTGGATAGGATGCCAGTCTATGGAGAGATTTTTTCTGAGCTTCTTCGTACTTGCTACGGGATTGATAAAAAATTTTCAAAAAAACTTTTTTTCTCCACAGCCGGAACTCCAATTGATAAACAATTTGCGTTGGCGATTAGTGAATCCTGTTTTGTAAAGATAACTAGCGTTATCTCAAAACTAGAAAAAGACTTTTTTATAGAAAGTGCAAAAAGAGAGGTGTCTTTTTTTCCAAGAGCAAAGGAAGTTATAGCTAAGTTGAATATGGTGGGTTGTACTCTTTTCGCAAGCAGTGGGTCACAAACCAGAGAATTGGAAAAGATCTTTCTAGAGAATATGCTTCCATATCGCATGATTTTGGGTTCTAATGAGATAAAGAGGGGGCCGGAGCATATTAAAATATTTGCTGAAAATGTTTATCTGTCTATTGAAGAGTTTGCAGTCAACGCTGTTTACATCGGTGACGGACCAAGGGACATGGAAATCGCCCGAGAATGCAATATGTTGGCGATTGGAATTTTAACTTGCCCTGGGGTAAGTGAAGAGAATCTTCGCAATGCTGGAGCCGACTATGTCATCAATGATATTTCGGAATTACCTACATACGTTCTTTGA
- a CDS encoding glycosyltransferase family 2 protein, with translation MPLKTGEKNSPKIVLGGILYDSKDGKYKTSKYLETFLDSVLSQDYQNISLVFVDNSSEEENENKRIIQEKYPEAEIIFAGSNLGFAKGNNLAIRRALKDKADYFLALNIDMILEPNFVSEMVNVMIKNPQAASATGKIRRWDFLNRDSETKGKTNYIDSAGIEATKEHRFIDRGQGEIDHGQYDREEEIFGPSGAAGIYKMESLEDVAFVNEENKKEYFDELMFMYKEDVDLAYRLQLAGYKSIYTPLAVVHHDRSLSRVGKGIIGIVRGRLGRKKQYREWSWLNHHIILQKVAGLNYSKDTKMKTRWFGFKSLVYTLIAEPYLLKQWWKLWMMRDEINKRKEQLKKRVDVKKHLEKLM, from the coding sequence ATGCCTCTCAAGACTGGGGAGAAAAATTCTCCTAAAATTGTTTTAGGGGGAATCCTCTATGACAGTAAAGACGGTAAGTATAAAACATCAAAATATTTAGAAACTTTTCTTGATAGTGTTTTGTCTCAAGACTACCAGAATATCAGCTTAGTATTTGTTGATAATAGTAGCGAAGAGGAAAATGAAAATAAAAGAATTATTCAAGAGAAATATCCAGAAGCGGAAATAATATTTGCTGGTTCAAACCTGGGATTTGCTAAAGGAAATAATCTTGCAATTAGAAGGGCTCTTAAGGATAAGGCTGATTATTTTTTAGCTCTAAATATAGATATGATACTTGAACCTAACTTTGTTTCAGAGATGGTAAATGTTATGATCAAAAACCCTCAAGCTGCTTCGGCCACAGGGAAAATAAGACGTTGGGATTTTCTTAACAGAGATAGCGAGACTAAGGGAAAAACCAATTATATTGATTCAGCTGGCATAGAAGCTACCAAGGAACATCGCTTTATTGATAGGGGGCAAGGAGAGATAGATCATGGGCAATATGATAGAGAAGAGGAGATATTCGGTCCTTCGGGGGCAGCTGGAATTTATAAAATGGAATCTCTTGAAGACGTTGCTTTTGTTAATGAAGAAAATAAAAAGGAGTATTTTGATGAGCTAATGTTTATGTATAAAGAAGATGTTGACTTGGCTTATCGCTTGCAGTTAGCTGGATATAAATCTATATACACCCCCTTGGCTGTGGTTCATCATGATCGTTCATTGAGTAGAGTAGGAAAAGGTATTATTGGTATTGTTCGAGGACGCTTAGGAAGAAAAAAACAATACAGAGAATGGTCTTGGTTAAACCATCATATTATATTACAAAAAGTTGCTGGATTGAATTATTCTAAAGACACCAAAATGAAAACTAGATGGTTTGGTTTTAAAAGTCTTGTTTATACTTTAATTGCTGAACCATATCTTTTGAAACAGTGGTGGAAACTTTGGATGATGAGAGATGAAATAAACAAAAGAAAAGAGCAACTTAAGAAAAGAGTAGATGTTAAAAAACATTTAGAGAAATTGATGTAG
- a CDS encoding NDP-hexose 2,3-dehydratase family protein, whose protein sequence is MGWKLWLDNLDKNTRIKVIKKKLSNIYPWKIFKCSLRRLDNLFFKVNGYSIKITTPETKNEWNQVLMQTEDPIHGWLILVVAEEDQAYFLLSARAEAGWGSLGLGPTFQASKSNLFKNPNLPRKELINDNLNLILQDGGVYFNKRNYAGVQIFGSRSEFEEKFGVFKNERWFTEDEFFQAMKDGKVSDHLLQAKACYRR, encoded by the coding sequence ATGGGATGGAAATTATGGTTGGATAATCTTGATAAAAACACTAGAATCAAAGTGATAAAAAAGAAACTAAGTAATATATATCCATGGAAAATTTTTAAGTGTTCACTTAGGAGACTTGATAATCTCTTTTTCAAAGTAAATGGATACTCAATAAAAATTACCACCCCTGAAACTAAAAATGAATGGAATCAAGTATTGATGCAAACCGAAGATCCTATTCATGGCTGGTTAATATTGGTGGTAGCAGAAGAAGACCAAGCATATTTTCTTTTGAGTGCTCGTGCTGAAGCAGGATGGGGGTCGCTCGGTTTGGGACCAACTTTCCAAGCATCCAAGAGTAATTTGTTTAAGAACCCCAACCTACCAAGAAAAGAATTGATTAATGATAATCTCAATTTGATTTTGCAGGATGGCGGAGTATACTTTAACAAAAGAAACTATGCGGGTGTTCAGATTTTTGGTAGTAGATCAGAATTTGAGGAAAAATTTGGTGTTTTTAAAAATGAAAGATGGTTTACTGAAGATGAATTTTTCCAAGCCATGAAAGATGGAAAAGTATCAGATCATCTTCTGCAGGCAAAAGCGTGTTATAGAAGATAA
- a CDS encoding NAD(P)-dependent oxidoreductase has protein sequence MKILILGASGNLGTQLVDVFSADEENDVTAWDREQIDVRDEELVAKKVSDLKPDVIINAVAYTAADKCEVDEDEYDLAKELNIDVPRYIAKAALENDAVFVHFSSDYSFDGSGAGVYEEDYETRSVNRYGKTKLLGEKAIIKMSSQGLKWYLIRTSKLFGPKGDNENAKESFFDLMTAWSEKKDELNLVDEELSCFTYTPDLAKEVKKIIEDEIGFGIYHIVNEGAVTWYGGLVELFKMKGVTTKINPIKSEDLKRPAKRPVSSVLKNTKLEPLRDWKEALSEYLGISKD, from the coding sequence ATGAAAATTTTAATATTAGGGGCTAGTGGAAATTTAGGGACACAGCTTGTGGACGTTTTTAGTGCTGATGAGGAAAATGATGTTACTGCTTGGGATAGAGAACAAATTGACGTTAGGGACGAAGAACTCGTTGCAAAAAAAGTCTCTGATTTAAAACCAGATGTTATCATTAATGCTGTAGCATATACGGCTGCTGATAAATGTGAAGTTGATGAAGATGAATATGATTTGGCTAAAGAGCTCAACATAGATGTTCCTCGCTATATTGCGAAGGCGGCCCTTGAAAATGATGCCGTGTTTGTTCACTTTTCAAGTGATTATTCTTTTGATGGAAGTGGCGCTGGAGTTTATGAAGAGGACTATGAGACTAGGTCAGTGAATAGATACGGAAAGACTAAATTGCTTGGTGAGAAGGCGATTATTAAGATGAGTAGTCAGGGACTTAAATGGTATTTAATTCGAACTTCTAAATTATTCGGACCTAAGGGCGATAATGAAAATGCTAAAGAAAGTTTTTTTGATTTAATGACTGCTTGGAGTGAAAAGAAAGATGAGCTAAATTTGGTTGACGAGGAGCTCAGTTGTTTTACCTATACTCCTGATTTAGCAAAAGAAGTTAAAAAAATAATAGAAGATGAAATCGGTTTTGGAATTTATCATATCGTAAACGAAGGAGCAGTGACTTGGTACGGGGGTCTTGTTGAATTATTTAAAATGAAGGGAGTAACAACTAAAATAAATCCTATAAAGTCTGAAGATTTGAAAAGACCAGCCAAGAGGCCTGTTTCTTCAGTATTGAAAAATACGAAATTAGAACCTTTGAGAGATTGGAAAGAAGCGCTTTCGGAGTACCTCGGAATTTCGAAGGATTAA
- a CDS encoding 3'(2'),5'-bisphosphate nucleotidase CysQ, translating into MKEILEKVKDVAREAGAEIMKFYGEDNEISKKKDKTLVTEVDLLSEKIILEGLKEFNYGFLSEEKLGSAGRAESERVWVIDPIDGTMDFIKETGEFSVMIGLVENGKPILGVVYQPTKDKLYSAVIGGGSFLEEKGEIKKLEVSKIDDYSQACVFGGRKYIKGLEAKLCNDLGISDFLNHGSAGLKVGLIAEQKADLYISSIDKTGEWDICAGDIILREAGGKTTDMNGNDFIYNKKQYLNLDGFVASNGILHEKVIEEIKKIRG; encoded by the coding sequence ATGAAAGAAATATTAGAAAAGGTAAAAGATGTGGCCCGAGAGGCTGGAGCTGAGATAATGAAGTTTTATGGTGAGGATAATGAGATTAGCAAGAAAAAGGATAAAACTTTGGTGACTGAAGTTGATTTATTGAGTGAAAAAATAATTCTTGAAGGTCTAAAAGAATTTAATTATGGTTTTTTGTCTGAAGAAAAGCTTGGTTCAGCAGGGAGGGCTGAGAGTGAAAGGGTTTGGGTCATTGATCCAATAGACGGGACGATGGATTTTATAAAAGAGACTGGAGAATTCTCAGTGATGATTGGTTTGGTTGAAAATGGGAAACCAATTCTGGGTGTGGTATATCAGCCAACTAAAGACAAGCTTTATTCTGCTGTTATTGGTGGTGGCTCTTTCTTGGAGGAAAAGGGTGAGATAAAAAAATTAGAAGTATCAAAAATTGATGATTATTCTCAAGCATGTGTTTTTGGGGGCAGAAAATATATAAAAGGATTAGAGGCTAAGCTGTGTAATGATTTAGGAATAAGTGATTTCCTAAATCATGGTTCGGCTGGACTTAAAGTTGGATTAATAGCTGAGCAGAAAGCTGATTTATATATTAGCTCAATAGACAAAACAGGCGAGTGGGATATTTGTGCTGGAGATATAATTTTGCGAGAGGCAGGCGGAAAAACAACCGACATGAATGGAAATGACTTTATTTATAATAAAAAGCAATACTTAAATTTAGATGGCTTTGTGGCGAGCAATGGAATATTGCATGAGAAAGTAATAGAAGAGATTAAAAAAATAAGAGGATAA